A DNA window from Takifugu flavidus isolate HTHZ2018 chromosome 15, ASM371156v2, whole genome shotgun sequence contains the following coding sequences:
- the snorc gene encoding protein SNORC: protein MVDSDKLSRCFLLVLVGLSVALLRTETVTISRDTQDTISGEPPGDVITKDPFQDMTGQPFTFDYTDSTHVPASDEGVLGPGAITAIVIAVFLGASVLLALIIITLRKFTAS, encoded by the exons ATGGTTGACAGCGACAAACTCAGCAGATGcttcctgctggtgctggtggggctGTCGGTGGCCCTGCTGCGCACAG AGACGGTGACAATATCCAGGGACACCCAGGACACCATCTCTGGAGAACCTCCCGGGGACGTCATCACCAAGGACCCCTTCCAGGACATGACGGGGCAGCCCTTCACCTTCGACtacacagacagcacacacgTCCCGGCCAGCGATGAAG gtgtgctGGGACCTGGAGCCATCACAGCCATCGTTATCGCCGTCTTCCTGGGAGCATCTGTCCTCCTggccctcatcatcatcacactcAGAAAGTTCACCGCTTCCTAA
- the LOC130539540 gene encoding G-protein coupled receptor 55, producing MASNCSFEAVDHLMVYLELAVYVPIFVCGFILNAMALVVFCLLLRKWTESTIYMSSLALMDLLLLFLLPFKMHATSNPWPAHLQPLCSVLESLYFVGIYGSIYTILSISVDRWLAICHPFKAKQLRSPRAALAACVGVWVVVLAAIFPTSYHFRELGEADFHCFHRFSDKGWSPLVISCLLVFGFLAPALVLVYCSAQIIWTLQQSGQHSPQSRACVKIIYSSLSAFLLPFTSSHLAILLQFLVHQGVIQDCGAQRSISFFIQMSMCLSNVTCCLDALCYYFIAHEVRSSKNTLKLSVFRQRRTTCSTSEV from the exons ATGGCGAGCAACTGCTCCTTTGAAGCGGTCGACCATCTGATGGTGTACCTGGAGCTGGCGGTCTACGTGCCCATTTTCGTGTGCGGTTTTATCCTGAACGCCATGGCGCTGGTGGTCTTCTGCCTTCTTCTACGGAAATGGACAGAGTCCACCATTTACATGAGCAGCCTGGCTCTGatggacctcctcctcctcttcctccttcccttcaaGATGCACGCCACCAGCAACCCCTGGCCGGCccacctccagcctctctgCTCAGTCCTGGAAAGTTTGTATTTTGTGGGGATTTACGGGAGCATCTACACCATCCTGAGCATCTCCGTGGACCGCTGGCTGGCCATCTGCCACCCTTTCAAAGCCAAGCAGCTGCGCTCGCCACGGGCGGCCCTGGCGGCGTGCGTGGGGGTCTGGGTCGTGGTGCTGGCGGCGATCTTCCCCACCAGCTATCACTTCAGGGAGCTCGGGGAGGCGGACTTCCACTGCTTCCACAGGTTTTCAGACAAGGGCTGGAGCCCTCTGGTCATCAGCTGCCTGCTGGTGTTTGGCTTCCTGGCGCCAGCGCTGGTGCTGGTTTACTGCTCGGCCCAGATCATCTGGACCCTTCAGCAGTCGGGCCAGCACAGCCCGCAGAGCCGAGCCTGCGTGAAGATCATCTACAGCAGCCTGAGCGCCTTCCTGCTGCCTTTCACCTCCAGTCACTTGGccatcctgctgcagttcctg GTGCATCAGGGGGTGATCCAGGACTGCGGCGCCCAGCGCAGCATCAGCTTCTTCATCCAGATGAGCATGTGTCTGTCCAACGTCACCTGCTGCCTGGACGCTCTGTGCTACTACTTCATCGCCCACGAGGTgagaagcagcaaaaacacctTAAAGCTCTCGGTCTTCAGGCAGAGAAGAACCACCTGCAGCACTTCAGAGGTCTGA
- the itm2cb gene encoding integral membrane protein 2Cb isoform X1, translating into MVKITFQPVSAQKPEKDVDGEQIRIPQASEQLVLPVSPKRQFPTGLCCLTLGLVVLTSVLVTASVYIYRHYSTAQQIPEDSLFHCRIVYEDSIYAPLRGRQELEENVGIYLDDNYEQISVPVPHFGGSDPADIIHDFQRGLTAYHDIALDKCYITELNTTTVMPPRSLWELLVNVKRGTYLPQTYIVQEEMMVTGRVRNMRQLGPFIHRLCYGKDTYRLRRRSQRRRMERREARTCHSIRHFENTFVVETVICDRV; encoded by the exons ATGGTGAAGATCACCTTCCAGCCGGTGTCGGCGCAGAAGCCCGAGAAAGACGTGGATGGAGAGCAGATCAGGATACCTCAAGCTAGC GAACAGCTGGTTCTTCCCGTCAGTCCCAAGAGACAGTTCCCAACCGGCCTGTGCTGCCTGACGCTGGGCCTGGTGGTCCTCACCTCGGTGCTGGTGACGGCCTCCGTCTACATCTACCGCCACTACTCCACAGCTCAG CAGATTCCAGAAGACAGCTTGTTCCACTGCCGGATCGTTTACGAGGATTCCATTTACGCCCCGTTGAGGGGCcggcaggagctggaggagaacgtCGGCATCTACCTTGACGACAACTACGAGCAGATCAGCGTTCCGGTGCCGCACTTTGGAGGCAGCGACCCTGCCGACATCATCCACGACTTCCAGAGG GGTCTCACAGCTTATCACGACATCGCTCTGGACAAATGCTACATCACCGAGCTCAACACCACCACGGTGATGCCACCGAGGAGCCTGTGGGAGCTGCTCGTCAACGTCAAG AGAGGGACGTACCTCCCGCAGACGTACATCGTCCAGGAGGAGATGATGGTGACGGGCAGGGTGAGGAACATGAGGCAGCTCGGGCCCTTCATCCACCGGCTGTGCTACGGCAAAGACACCTACCGCCTCCGGCGCCGCAGCCAACGCCGAC GCATGGAGAGGCGGGAGGCGAGGACGTGCCACAGCATCCGTCACTTCGAGAACACGTTCGTGGTCGAAACTGTGATCTGCGACAGAGTCTGA
- the itm2cb gene encoding integral membrane protein 2Cb isoform X2 codes for MVKITFQPVSAQKPEKDVDGEQIRIPQASEQLVLPVSPKRQFPTGLCCLTLGLVVLTSVLVTASVYIYRHYSTAQIPEDSLFHCRIVYEDSIYAPLRGRQELEENVGIYLDDNYEQISVPVPHFGGSDPADIIHDFQRGLTAYHDIALDKCYITELNTTTVMPPRSLWELLVNVKRGTYLPQTYIVQEEMMVTGRVRNMRQLGPFIHRLCYGKDTYRLRRRSQRRRMERREARTCHSIRHFENTFVVETVICDRV; via the exons ATGGTGAAGATCACCTTCCAGCCGGTGTCGGCGCAGAAGCCCGAGAAAGACGTGGATGGAGAGCAGATCAGGATACCTCAAGCTAGC GAACAGCTGGTTCTTCCCGTCAGTCCCAAGAGACAGTTCCCAACCGGCCTGTGCTGCCTGACGCTGGGCCTGGTGGTCCTCACCTCGGTGCTGGTGACGGCCTCCGTCTACATCTACCGCCACTACTCCACAGCTCAG ATTCCAGAAGACAGCTTGTTCCACTGCCGGATCGTTTACGAGGATTCCATTTACGCCCCGTTGAGGGGCcggcaggagctggaggagaacgtCGGCATCTACCTTGACGACAACTACGAGCAGATCAGCGTTCCGGTGCCGCACTTTGGAGGCAGCGACCCTGCCGACATCATCCACGACTTCCAGAGG GGTCTCACAGCTTATCACGACATCGCTCTGGACAAATGCTACATCACCGAGCTCAACACCACCACGGTGATGCCACCGAGGAGCCTGTGGGAGCTGCTCGTCAACGTCAAG AGAGGGACGTACCTCCCGCAGACGTACATCGTCCAGGAGGAGATGATGGTGACGGGCAGGGTGAGGAACATGAGGCAGCTCGGGCCCTTCATCCACCGGCTGTGCTACGGCAAAGACACCTACCGCCTCCGGCGCCGCAGCCAACGCCGAC GCATGGAGAGGCGGGAGGCGAGGACGTGCCACAGCATCCGTCACTTCGAGAACACGTTCGTGGTCGAAACTGTGATCTGCGACAGAGTCTGA
- the hes6 gene encoding transcription cofactor HES-6, with product MSVYEPLRGRVCGPSAPPTVSNGSLDLQTNMAPLRSNADGTDRGDGLESDRKARKPLVEKKRRARINKSLEELRLLVADPDLQSKLENAELLAMTVKRVENTLQDPTPDAEASSREACERFTAGYIQCMHDVHTFVSTCPGVDQTFAAELLHHLMESMPLNDQERQRGIPDALSTRPPCGGGSAARGSPAPSSSDHPYSDLDETESEQNHFSSLDEAESQDLSFFSGAPSKPTWRPW from the exons ATGAGCGTATATGAGCCCCTGCGCGGCCGAGTCTGTGGGCCATCTGCGCCACCGACCGTCTCTAACGGCTCTCTGGACCTGCAGACCAACATGGCCCCGCTGCGCAGCAACGCCGACGGTACCGACAGAGGAGATGGGCTCGAATCAGACCGAAAG GCGAGGAAGCCGctggtggagaagaagaggagggctCGAATCAACAAGAGCTTGGAAGAACTCAGGCTCCTCGTCGCTGACCCGGAT TTGCAGTCAAAGTTGGAGAATGCTGAACTCCTGGCCATGACGGTCAAGCGCGTGGAGAACACTCTGCAGGACCCGACTCCAG ACGCGGAAGCTTCCAGCCGGGAGGCCTGCGAGCGCTTCACCGCGGGCTACATCCAGTGCATGCACGACGTGCACACCTTCGTGTCCACCTGTCCGGGGGTCGACCAGACCTTCGCCGCGGAGCTGCTGCACCACCTGATGGAGAGCATGCCCCTGAACGACCAAGAGCGTCAGCGGGGGATCCCGGACGCTCTGAGCACTCGGCCcccgtgtgggggggggtcggccGCCCGGGGGTCCCCCGCACCGTCCAGCAGCGATCACCCCTACTCGGACCTGGACGAGACAGAATCTGAGCAGAACCACTTTTCCTCTTTAGACGAGGCTGAAAGTCAAGATCTCAGCTTTTTTTCCGGGGCTCCTTCCAAACCCACCTGGAGGCCGTGGTAG
- the per2 gene encoding LOW QUALITY PROTEIN: period circadian protein homolog 2 (The sequence of the model RefSeq protein was modified relative to this genomic sequence to represent the inferred CDS: inserted 2 bases in 1 codon; deleted 2 bases in 2 codons): MSEHSDSKPFLFTVLEDEGEASGCRGATSCSALPRGGSGRSAVGPLHHMGGYSQAGPHLGLQSEGSDSSGQDPPASPHTHRKTGRSRALTEDEVEMKSSGFQGSGTESHGNESHGNDSHATXEQRHESVSSSNGNSKDSALLESSGSNKSSDSHSPSPPSSSNAFSLLSSEQDNPSTSGCSSEESAKAKTQKEVIKTLKELKLHLPAEKRHGYKSSTLSTLKYALRCVKQVEANEEYFQLQRINDSQPSGLDVSSYTIEEIDSITSEYTLKNNDIFAVAVSLGTGRIVYISDQAASILNCRRDVFKNTKFVEFLAPQDVSVFYSFTTPYRLPSWSMSTGAESSPSDCVQEKSFFCRISGGKECRGDLQYYPFRMTPYLMKVQDTVHAEDQFCCLLLAERVHSGYDAPRIPTDKRIFTTTHTPSCVFQDVDERAVPLLGYLPQDLIGTTVLLHLHPNDRAVMLGIHRKILHYAGQPFDHSSIRFCARNGEYIILDTSWSSFVNPWSRKVSFVIGRHKVRMGPVNEDVFVAPTSAAEVKTVDSDIQEVTEQIHRLLLQPVHTSGSSGYSSLPRTDHIFSMTSSSEDNCCGDKMAEQEEETCSKSRPRTFQEICKGVHLQKNQEQQANKADNKKNSIEAAERSPAVVRPKDSAALLNPREPGAAVEESRPSSFQEMTFNEQTIYSYQQISCLDSVVRYLESCSVPISMKRRCRSSSNTTSSNSDDCKQKGSGQVQVSAAPAMPKDQSGLSPLDVPDKKSGDAAVVGTSLPLPVPNKPESVVSITSQCSYSSTIVHVGDKKPQPDSEIIEDTPGTGETMESGQSSCAPPPLAVSPPSQEREAYKKLGLTKQVLAAHTQKEEQAFLYRFRKLRGLSLKANCSPVSMYLERQREQINSNAAPTAGSCKPGARPTGRRGTRLKKTKSKRAKQMESSDSTASQCRQQQQLPRLNQGLNVTSWSASDTSQSAFPLAYPSMIQGFPLQVYPSTGSAAPATDATLLGCSSNNQASQTLAGPSSIQPAPFPPPMLTPIVALVLPDYLYPPLASRMAPPPPVYHPPDAPGFPAQMHPFSPNAFLGQFSFSAAPPLSVQNPFSSQHRFPSQASFLTPSVCFPPSTETPKAPAEGQSRSTTPQYGGCGGPTSPPIFHSSCSSPLNLLELELSVDRQDSTALPPGGQGTSMAEREKGAGGIQANDREPKQPSLSLLGPPGPLYCEDTSCVCEHLSWDKVFSLLRKEASSRGDGNNSDINTLSSDMLDIILHEDSCSATSGSMGSGSNGCGTSASGTSNSGTSKSRESASGTSGSGTGSNNSSSYFGSVDSSQNSQKVTSHLSSSEGRAVEMDQSPQSITYALQDPLWLPSANTDEKLMMTYQLPSRDIQRMLKEDRDKLVQLQKNQPCFSEQQKKELVEVHSWIKKGVLPEAIDNKGCSCCDGSLEAAVTEVAENQPDLDTLDAETWSSGCQRRPGEDPTNAAVISCHVTSAASNTQTQAARQ, encoded by the exons ATGTCAGAACATTCAGACTCCAAGCCGTTTCTCTTCACagtcctggaggatgaaggggaGGCCTCGGGGTGCAGAGGGGCCACCTCCTGCAGCGCGTTGCCTCGTGGGGGGTCCGGCCGCAGCGCCGTGGGCCCGCTGCACCACATGGGCGGCTACAGCCAAGCTGGGCCCCACCTGGGCCTCCAGTCGGAGGGCAGCGACAGCAGCGGCCAGGAC CCCCCTGCGTCGCCCCACACCCACCGTAAGACCGGGCGCTCCCGGGCGCTCACAGAAGACGAAGTGGAGATGAAGAGCAGCGGGTTCCAG GGCAGCGGAACCGAATCGCACGGCAACGAGAGCCACGGCAACGACAGCCATGCAAC AGAGCAACGACACGAGTCGGTGAGCAGCTCCAACGGCAACAGCAAAGACTCGGCGCTGCTGGAGTCCTCTGGAAGCAACAAGAG CTCCGACTCCCACAGCCCGTCTCCTCCCAGCAGCTCCAACGCCTTCAGCCTGCTGAGCTCCGAGCAGGACAACCCGTCCACCAGCGGCTGCAG CAGTGAAGAGTCGGCCAAAGCCAAGACCCAGAAGGAGGTGATTAAAACTCTGAAAGAGCTGAAGCTCCACCTGCCCGCCGAGAAGAGACACGGCTACAAGTCCAGCACCCTGAGCACCCTGAAGTACGCGCTGCGCTGCGTGAAACAGGTGGAAG ctAATGAGGAGTATTTCCAGCTGCAGCGCATCAACGACAGCCAGCCTTCGGGCCTGGACGTGTCCTCCTACACGATAGAAGAGATCGACAGCATCACTTCGGAATACACCCTCAAGAACAAC gacaTCTTTGCGGTGGCCGTGTCCCTCGGCACAGGCAGGATCGTGTACATCTCCGACCAGGCCGCGTCCATACTCAACTGCAGAAGAGACGTCTTCAAGAACACCAAGTTCGTGGAGTTCCTGGCGCCGCAGGACGTCAGCGTGTTCTACAGCTTCACCACGCCCTACCGGCTGCCCTCCTGGAGCATGTCCACCGGAGCAG AGTCGTCACCGTCCGACTGCGTGCAGGAGAAGTCCTTCTTCTGCCGTATCAG TGGTGGTAAGGAGTGCCGGGGGGACCTGCAGTATTATCCCTTCCGCATGACGCCCTACCTGATGAAAGTCCAAGACACCGTCCACGCTGAAGACcagttctgctgcctcctgttggCCGAACGAGTTCACTCCGGTTATgatg CCCCCAGAATTCCGACCGACAAGCGCATCTTCACCACCACCCACACTCCaagttgtgtgtttcaggatgtGGATGAGAG GGCGGTTCCTCTCCTCGGGTATCTCCCCCAGGACCTGATCGGCACGACCGTTCTCCTTCACCTGCATCCCAACGACCGAGCCGTCATGTTGGGGATCCACCGAAAGA TCCTCCACTACGCCGGCCAACCCTTCGACCACTCATCCATCCGCTTCTGCGCACGGAACGGAGAATACATCATACTTGACACCAGCTGGTCCAGTTTTGTCAACCCGTGGAGCCGCAAGGTCTCCTTTGTTATTGGGAGGCACAAAGTTCGTAT GGGCCCCGTGAATGAAGATGTTTTTGTGGCCCCGACCTCTGCGGCCGAGGTGAAGACGGTGGACTCCGACATTCAGGAGGTCACTGAGCAGATCCACcggctgctcctgcag CCAGTTCACACCAGCGGGTCCAGCGGCTACAGCAGCCTCCCCAGAACCGACCACATCTTCAGCATGACCTCCTCGAGTGAGGACAACTGCTGCGGCGACAAGAtggcggagcaggaggaggaaacgtgCAGCAAGAGCAGACCT CGCACCTTTCAGGAAATCTGTAAGGGAGTTCATCTTCAGAAGAACCAAGAGCAGCAGGCAAACAAGGCAGACAACAAGAAGAACAGCA TAGAGGCGGCAGAGAGGAGTCCTGCAGTGGTGCGGCCCAAAGACTCGGCAGCTCTCCTAAACCCCAGGGAGCCCGGGGCCGCCGTGGAGGAGAGCAGGCCCTCCTCTTTCCAGGAGATGACCTTCAACGAGCAAACCATCTACTCCTACCAGCAGATCAGCTGTCTGGACAGTGTTGTCAG GTACTTGGAGAGCTGCAGTGTTCCCATCAGCATGAAGAGGAGGTGCCGGTCTTCCTCGAACACCACGTCTTCTAACTCGGATGACTGCAAACAGAAAGGCTCCGGTCAGGtgcaggtgtcagcag CACCCGCCATGCCGAAGGACCAGTCTGGTCTCTCACCTTTGGACGTTCCAGACAAAAAGTCCGGTGACGCAGCGGTAGTGGGGACCTCActgcctcttcctgtccctAACAAACCGGAAAGTGTGGTCTCCATAACCAGCCAGTGTAGCTACAGTAGCACAATAGTGCATGTTGGTGACAAGAAACCTCAACCAGATTCAG AGATCATAGAGGACACACCAGGAACGGGAGAGACGATGGAATCTGGCCAGAGCTCCtgcgctcctcctcctttggCCGTATCGCCTCCCAGCCAGGAGAGGGAGGCCTACAAGAAACTGGGACTGACCAAGCAGGTTCTGGCCGCCCACACGCAGAAGGAGGAACAGGCCTTCCTGTACCGCTTCAGGAAGCTGCGTGGACTGTCCCTCAAGGCCAACTGCTCTCCGGTATCCATGTACCTGGAGAGGCAGCGGGAACAGATCAACAGTAACG CTGCTCCCACCGCTGGCTCCTGCAAGCCGGGGGCCAGACCCACCGGCCGGCGCGGAACCAGACTTAAGAAGACAAAGTCGAAGCGAGCCAAGCAGATGGAGTCCTCGGACAGCACGGCGTCCCaatgcagacagcagcagcagctgcctcgTCTGAACCAGGGTCTCAATGTCACCTCGTGGTCTGCTTCTGACACCTCCCAGTCCGCCTTCCCCCTGGCCTACCCCTCCATGATTCAAGGATTCCCCCTGCAGGTGTACCCCAGCACCGGTTCTGCAGCTCCCGCCACAGACGCTACCTtgctgggctgcagcagcaacaaccagGCCTCTCAGACCCTCGCAGGCCCTTCGTCCATCCAGCCAGctccattccccccccccatgctcaCGCCGATTGTTGCTTTAGTGCTGCCTGACTACCTGTATCCTCCTCTGGCCAGCAGGATGGCCCCCCCTCCGCCGGTCTACCACCCCCCAGACGCCCCTGGCTTCCCCGCCCAGATGCATCCCTTTTCTCCGAATGCCTTCTTGGGCCAGTTTTCATTCTCGGCTGCGCCTCCGCTGAGTgtccagaaccccttcagctcCCAGCACCGTTTCCCATCTCAAGCCAGCTTCCTGACGCCGTCCGTCTGCTTCCCACCATCCACGGAAACGCCGAAGGCCCCCGCGGAGGGCCAGTCTCGCTCCACCACGCCACAGTATGGAGGATGTGGAGGCCCAACATCTCCGCCCATCTTccactccagctgcagctcccccCTCAacctcctggagctggagctgtctGTGGACAGGCAGGACAGCACAGCGCTCCCTCCTGGAGGACAAGGGACTAGCATGGccgagagggagaaaggagcAGGCGGTATCCAGGCCAACGACAGGGAGCCAAAGCAG CCATCTCTCAGTCTCCTTGGTCCACCAGGACCCTTGTATTGCGAGGACACGTCCTGTGTCTGTGAGCATTTGTCTTGGGATAAAGTGTTCTCATTGCTGAGAAAAGAG GCGAGTTCGCGCGGCGACGGGAACAACAGTGACATCAACACTCTGTCCAGCGACATGTTGGACATTATTCTCCACGAGGATTCTTGTTCGGCCACCTCGGGATCGATGGGCTCGGGGTCCAACGGCTGTGGAACGTCAGCCAGTGGAACCTCCAACAGCGGAACGTCCAAGAGCAGAGAATCAGCCAGTGGAACCTCTGGCAGTGGAACAG gaagcaacaacagtagcagctactTTGGCAGCGTGGACTCATCCCAGAACAGCCAGAAGGTCACCAGTCACTTGAGCAGCAGCGAGGGAAGAGCCGTGGAGATGGATCAGAGCCCACAGTCCATCACGTATGCACTGCAGGACCCTCTGTGGCTGCCCTCGGCCAACACAGATGAAAAGTTAATGATGACCTATCAGCTGCCCTCACG GGACATCCAGAGAATGCtgaaagaggacagagacaagCTGGTGCAGCTGCAGAAGAACCAGCCATGTTTCTCAGAACAGCAGAagaaggagctggtggaggtcCATTCCTGGATCAAGAAGGGAGTTCTGCCCGAGGCGATTGACAACAAG GGCTGTTCCTGCTGCGATGGAAGCTTGGAGGCGGCGGTGACTGAGGTGGCGGAGAATCAGCCAGACCTGGACACCCTGGATGCGGAGACGTGGagcagcggctgccagcggagGCCCGGAGAGGATCCCACCAACgctgctgtcatttcctgccacgtcacatctgctgcctccaacacacagacacaagcagCAAGGCAATAA
- the LOC130539528 gene encoding solute carrier family 12 member 9-like encodes MSEKAPLLHYRLTSGPGPEPADAPPPRQRRGRAHEDKHARKLGALVGVVIPTLLSMFSVVVFLRVGFVVGQAGLYQSAAMFLVAYFIITMTVLSICAISTNGALDAGGAYYMISRALGPEFGGSIGIMFFLANVCSSALYILGVVEAVVSDFGVRVGAAGAHQVFPTGYWWSLLYGTTLLFLCFIVCLVGAHIYAKATFIVFIIVTTVLVSVFVSFFVVAPLEVTLPESSVWNGTGHGTGHGTGHGTANYSGFRLLTLEGNLMPSYTVDYTTGALMSFATVFAVMFNGCTGIMAGSNMSGDLENPSYSIPRGTMAAVIITFIAYNLLALLAAWSCDRQLLQRDYSFLGDINVWPPLVNVGIYSSSISAAMSNLIGASRILFALSKDNLFDGLLDLARRTSRGGNPWASVLISWMLAQAVLFAGKLNTIASVVTIFFLLVYAAVNLACLALEWASAPNFRPSFRCFTWHTCALGILGCLVMMFLVNAIYAFVSIVFMLLLLLLIQYLGPISNWGYISQALIFHQVRKYLLMLDIRKDHVKFWRLQVLLMVANPRSCTGLMAFINDLKKSGLYVLGHVTLGLLDGMPSDPLQSSHDSWLSLVDHLNIKAFVNLTLADSVRRGVQNLLFVTGFGSMRPNTLVLGFYDDCAPQDQLEGKLIICAARDSVSLSPATDQEQRPPTFPVVRVAGESKDLQEEEYVSVIADALKMGKNIILARYFHQFSREEVLGAGRKVGGRRCATAPFIDLWPLNLLRPDPRGYVDVCSLFLLQLASVLCETRSWSQARLRLFLCVEAGCSLKVEEEAKLRAMLKELRISAQVQTVAWDQVVTLHWQRQGGAERGGAEGGRQDGTPPFPSNQLTEEYICAVNALIRTHGAPQPAVRFLYLPRPPADTRRYPAYLQHMDLLSRDLGPTLLIHGITPVVTTYF; translated from the exons ATGTCGGAGAAGGCTCCTCTCCTGCATTACCGCCTCACCTCGGGCCCCGGGCCGGAGCCCGCGGATGCGCCCCCGCCGCGGCAGCGCCGAGGACGCGCGCACGAGGACAAACACGCGCGGAAACTCGGCGCGTTGGTCGGCGTGGTCATCCCCACGTTACTGTCCATGTTCAGCGTGGTTGTCTTCCTCCGAGTGG GATTCGTGGTTGGCCAGGCGGGTCTCTACCAGTCCGCCGCCATGTTCCTCGTGGCTtacttcatcatcaccatgacCGTGCTCTCCATCTGTGCCATCTCCACCAACGGGGCTCTAGATGCTGGGGGGGCCTACT ACATGATCAGCCGGGCCCTGGGTCCGGAGTTCGGCGGCAGCATTGGGATCATGTTCTTCCTGGCCAACGTGTGCAGCAGTGCTCTCTACATTCTGGGGGTGGTGGAAGCCGTGGTGTCGGATTTTGGCGTGCGCGTAG gtgctgctggtgccCATCAGGTGTTTCCTACAGGATACTGGTGGTCTCTGCTCTACGGCACcaccctgctcttcctctgcttcaTTGTCTGTCTG GTGGGCGCTCACATCTACGCCAAAGCCACCTTCATTgtcttcatcatcgtcaccacaGTCCTGGTTTCCGTCTTTGTGAGTTTCTTCGTGGTGGCGCCGCTCGAGGTGACGTTGCCAGAGAGCTCCGTTTGGAACGGCACCGGCCACGGCACCGGCCACGGAACCGGCCACGGAACCGCCAACTATTCCGGCTTTCGGCTCCTGACCCTGGAGGGCAACCTGATGC CCAGCTACACGGTGGACTACACCACCGGTGCCCTCATGAGCTTCGCCACAGTCTTTGCTGTCATGTTCAACGGCTGCACCGGAATCATGGCGGGCTCCAACATGTCGG GTGACCTGGAGAACCCCAGCTACTCCATCCCCAGGGGCACGATGGCCGCCGTCATTATAACGTTCATCGCGTACAATCTGCTGGCTCTGCTGGCggcgtggtcatgtgaccg TCAGCTCCTCCAAAGGGACTACAGCTTCCTGGGAGACATCAACGTGTGGCCGCCGCTGGTGAACGTTGGCATTTACTCCTCCAGCATCTCCGCTGCCATGAGTAACCTGATCGGAGCCTCCAGGATCCTCTTTGCGCTGTCCAAAGACAACCTGTTCG ATGGTCTCCTGGATCTGGCCAGGAGGACTTCTCGTGGTGGAAACCCGTGGGCGTCCGTGCTGATCTCCTGGATGCTTGCACAG GCGGTGCTGTTCGCCGGTAAATTGAACACCATCGCCAGTGTGGTGACCATCTTTTTCCTGTTGGTGTATGCTGCTGTCAATCTGGCCTGTCTGGCTCTGGAATGGGCTTCTGCGCCGAACTTCAG ACCATCGTTCCGTTGCTTCACGTGGCACACCTGCGCCCTGGGCATTCTAGGTTGCCTGGTCATGATGTTCCTGGTCAACGCCATTTACGCCTTTGTCAGTATAGTGTTTatgctgctgctcttgttgCTGATCCAGTACCTCGGTCCCATCAGCAACTGGGGCTACATCAGCCAGGCCCTCATCTTCCATCAG GTACGCAAGTACCTTCTGATGCTGGACATACGCAAGGATCACGTCAAGTTCTGGAGGCTCCAGGTGTTGCTGATGGTGGCAAATCCTCGCAGCTGCACCGGTCTGATGGCTTTCATCAATGACCTGAAGAAGAGCGGCCTTTATGTCCTGGGACACGTAACGCTGGGTTTACTGG ATGGGATGCCCTCTGACCCTCTGCAGAGCAGCCATGACTCCTGGTTGTCTCTGGTGGATCATCTCAACATCAAGGCTTTTGTGAATCTCACGCTGGCCGATTCGGTCAGACGGGGAGTTCAGAACCTCCTTTTTGTCACAGGCTTTGGGTCAATGAGGCCCAACACTCTAGTCTTGGGATTTTACGACGACTGTGCCCCTCAGGACCAGCTCGAAGGGAAGCTGATCATCTGCGCCGCCCGTGACTCCGTTTCTCTGAGTCCCGCCACTGACCAGGAGCAGCGCCCCCCCACGTTCCCTGTGGTGCGAGTGGCCGGCGAGTCcaaagatctgcaggaggaggaataCGTGTCGGTGATCGCCGACGCTTTAAAAATGGGGAAGAACATAATCCTGGCCCGTTACTTTCATCAGTTCAGCCGAGAGGAGGTTTTGGGGGCGGGGCGGAAGGTCGGGGGTCGCCGTTGTGCGACGGCACCCTTCATAGACTTGTGGCCCCTGAATCTCCTCCGGCCGGACCCGCGTGGTTACGTGGACGTGTGctcgctcttcctgctgcagctggccagCGTCCTCTGCGAGACGCGCTCCTGGAGCCAGGCGAGGCTCCGCCTCTTTCTGTGCGTGGAGGCCGGCTGCAGCCTGaaggtggaagaggaggcgaAGCTGCGCGCGATGCTGAAGGAGCTCCGGATCTCGGCCCAGGTGCAAACCGTGGCGTGGGACCAGGTGGTCACGCTGCACTGGCAACGGCAGGGAGGAGCCGAGAGGGGCGGCGCCGAGGGCGGACGCCAGGACGGCACGCCGCCGTTCCCGAGCAACCAGCTGACTGAGGAATACATCTGTGCGGTCAACGCGCTCATCCGCACACACGGCGCGCCGCAGCCTGCGGTGCGTTTCCTGTATTTGCCACGCCCACCGGCAGACACCCGGCGTTACCCCGCCTACTTGCAGCACATGGACCTGTTGAGTCGAGACCTGGGTCCAACGTTGCTCATTCATGGCATCACCCCTGTGGTCACAACGTACTTCTGA